TGTTTCGCGCTGCGGGCCAGCAATGGCATCACGGCCGTATCGGAAGATCTGGCCCGCCAGACCCGCGAGCTCTTCTGTCAGGACCTTTCGATCGAAACCATTCACAACTTCGTGGACACCCAGGTCTACAGACCCACGCGCAATACGGAACTGCGGTCGCAGTTCGCTCCTCCCGGAGTGCCTCTGCTGGTGCACGCCAGCAATTTCCGCCCGGTGAAACGCGTGCTGGACGCGATCCGGATCTTCGACCATGTCCAGCAGGAAACCGACTGCCGGCTGATCATGATGGGCATCGGCCCGGACCGCCAGGCCGCCGAGGACCTGGTGCACAGCCTGGGCCACGACGAGCGCGTGCACTTCCTGGACAACCAGGAGTCCATTCTGGACCTGCTTTCCGTGGCCGACCTGCTGCTGCTGCCCTCCGAGACCGAGAGTTTCGGTCTGGTGGCCCTGGAAGCCATGAGCTGCGGGGTGCCCGTGCTGGCCAGCGATGTGGGCGGGCTGCGCGAACTGGTGGAGAGTGGCCGAACCGGTTTCCTGTGCCCGCGTGGCAATCCCGAGGCCTTCGCCATGCGTGCCCTGCAGTTGCTCCAGGACCGCGGACTGTACGACCAGGTGGCCGGAGAGGCTCGCCAGAGTGCGGTGACCCGCTTCGATACCAGTGTCATCGTGCCGCGCTACGAGGCCCACTACCAGCGGGTGCTGGAAAGCTGATCCCCCTTTGGCCACCCCCGAGGCAATCCTTGCACCGCGCCCGGGGCTGACCTAAGTTGGCGGACGCGCAATGGATCCCACGGTTCCACGGATCCGGTCGCCGCGAACCAAGAGAACAATCCAGACTTCGGCCCGATCCGGCGGGCTCCCCAACCATGCCGGCCACACGTCCGTGGCCCCAGTGAGGAGACATCCATGCGCTCTCTGTCCCCCGTTTCGACGCCGCCCTCCCGCTTTGCCCGCGCGCTCTGCCTGGCGCTGCTGGCGGGTCTGCTGGCCGCTCCCGCCGGTGCGGTCCAGCTCAAGCACCGCACGCTGAACCCGCCGTCCGGCAGTCTGGTCTGGCAGGGAGCCGCTCAATCCTTCCGGGGAACCGGCAGTCACGTGCTGGTGCGCGTCAAGGGCGCTTTGGACAGCGCGATGCGCGACCAGGCCCGCAGCCAGGGCCTGAACCTGCTGCAGCCGCTGGGCAACGGGCTCTGGATCGCCGTGGCCAGCGGCAGCCCCGATCCGCACTCACTGAATCTGAATCTGGACTGGGCCTCCCCGATCGACGCCATCGACAAGAAAGGGCCCGGCGTGCGCGACGGCCAGTACGGCCCCTGGTCGCAGCTCGAGGACGGACGCCGGGTCTGCAACGTGATCTTCCATCGCGATGTGGACACCCAGCAGGCCGGTCGCTGGCTGCGCGGACTGGGCATTCCCGTGGGCGCCCATGTCAACACCAGTCACGGCTGGACCGTGGGTCTGGACGACGCGGAACTGCAGCTGCTGCTGAACACCGACGAGGTGCTCTGGATCCAGGAAACCAGCCCGCCCCTCGAGGACACCAACAACGGAGCGCGCACGCGCACCCACGCCGATGTGGTGCAGGCGGCGCCCTACAGCTTCCGTGGTGAAGACGTGACCGTGACCGTCTACGACGGTGGTCTGGTGGACGTGGCGCACAGCGCTTTCGAGGGCCGGGCGATCATCGGAACCTCCGAGAGCGGCAGCGTGGCCGACCATCCCACACACGTGGCGGGCAGCGTGGGCTGCAATCACTCCACCTACTGGGGCATGGCCCCGGCCTGCGACATCGTGAGCTACGAGTACGAAAGCTGCACGCCCAACTGCCTCTACGATTCTCCCAGCGACATCGAGGCCGATCACGGCGAAGCGATCAACGTGCACGGCACCGACATCATCACCGTCTCGCTGGGCGCCAACATCTACAGCAATGGCTATCCCTGCAACTGGCAGGGCGACTACGAAACCGTGAGCGCCCTGATCGACGAGATCGTCGACGGCTCGCTGGGACGCAGCGTGATCATGACCTGGGCCGCGGGCAACGAGCGCGGTGGCGGACCCTGCGGCAGCAGCTTCTCCACCATGAGTGTGCCGTCCGGCGCCAAGAACCCCATCGTCGTGGGGGCCACCGTCAAGAACACCAGCGACAGCATGACCTCCTTCTCCTCCTGGGGTCCCACCGACGACGGACGCGTCAAACCCGATGTCTGCGCCCCGGGCGAGAGCATCAACAGCACCTTCCCCGGCAACGGCACCGGCAACATGAGCGGCACGTCAATGGCCACGCCGATCACGGCGGGTTGCACGGCCCAGCTGGTGCAGGCCTGGCGCGCCTATGTGCCCGGCAGCGAGCGCCTGAGTCCGGCCCTGGCCAAGACCCTGCTGGTGCAGACCGCCGACGACCGCGGCAACACGGGCCCCGACTACATGTATGGATACGGCCGGATCAACGTGGAACAGGC
This window of the Candidatus Delongbacteria bacterium genome carries:
- the bshA gene encoding N-acetyl-alpha-D-glucosaminyl L-malate synthase BshA produces the protein MRIGISCYPTHGGSGVLATELGIELARRGHVVHFLCYNKPFRLDRLYNNVHFHRVQVNEYPLFKYPPYSLALTSAMVDVTRHHDLQLMHAHYAIPHSVSAWMAREMLTDRKLPVVTTLHGTDITLVGQQPAYEEITCFALRASNGITAVSEDLARQTRELFCQDLSIETIHNFVDTQVYRPTRNTELRSQFAPPGVPLLVHASNFRPVKRVLDAIRIFDHVQQETDCRLIMMGIGPDRQAAEDLVHSLGHDERVHFLDNQESILDLLSVADLLLLPSETESFGLVALEAMSCGVPVLASDVGGLRELVESGRTGFLCPRGNPEAFAMRALQLLQDRGLYDQVAGEARQSAVTRFDTSVIVPRYEAHYQRVLES